DNA from Bordetella genomosp. 13:
ACGACGGCCTCGGCCACAAGGAAGCGGTCGACGCCATCGCCGCCGACCTGGCCGCGCGGGGCCTGGGCGAGAAGCAGACCACATGGCGCCTGCGCGACTGGGGCATTTCGCGCCAGCGCTATTGGGGCACCCCCATCCCCATCATCCACTGCCCCGACTGCGGCCCGGTGCCCGTGCCCGAGTCCGACCTGCCCGTCGTGCTGCCCGAAGACCTCATTCCCGACGGCAGCGGCAATCCGCTGGCGAAGAACGAGGCCTTCCTGTCGTGCTCGTGCCCCAAGTGCGGCAAGGCCGCCCGGCGCGAAACGGACACCATGGACACGTTCGTCGACTCGGCCTGGTACTTCATGCGCTACACCTCGGCCGGCAACGACCAGGCCATGGTAGACGGCCGCAACGATTACTGGATGCCGATGGACCAGTACATCGGCGGCATCGAGCATGCCGTGCTGCACCTGCTGTATGCGCGCTTCTGGACCAAGGTCATGCGCGACATGGGCCTGCTGAAGTTCGATGAGCCCTTCACCCGCCTGCTGTGCCAGGGCATGGTGCTCAACCACATCTATTCGCGCCGCAATGCGCAAGGCGGCGTCGAGTACTTCTGGCCCGACGAAGTCGAGAACGTCTACGACGCCAAGGGCGCCATCGTCGGCGCCAAGCTGAAGGCCGACGGCAGCGACGTGAACTACGGCGGCGTGGGCACGATGTCCAAGTCCAAGAACAACGGCGTCGATCCGCAATCGCTCATCGACACCCTTGGCGCCGACACGGCCCGCCTGTTCGTCATGTTCGCCAGCCCGCCCGAGCAGACCCTCGAATGGTCGGACTCCGGCGTCGAAGGCGCCAACCGCTTCCTGCGCCGCCTGTGGTCCCTGTGCCATGGCCGCCGCGACGCCGTGGCGCGCGGCCTGGCGGCCGGCGCCGACTGGACCCGGGCGCCCGCGCCCGTCAAGGACCTGCGCCGCGAGGTCTACGGACTGCTCAAGCAGGCCGACTACGATTACCAGCGCATCCAGTACAACACGGTGGTGTCGTCCTGCATGAAGATGCTGAACGCCATCGACGCCGCCACGCTGCCCGAAGGCCCCGCTGCCGACGCGGCGCAGGCCGAGATGCTCGGCATCCTGCTGCGCGTGCTGTACCCCGTGGTGCCGCACGTCACCTGGCAGCTGTGGCGCGACCTGGGCTACGCCGATACGCTGGGCGACCTGCTGGACGCGCCATGGCCGCACATCGACGAGGCCGCGCTGGTGGCCGACGAGATCGAACTCATGCTGCAGGTCAACGGCAAGCTGCGCGGCTCGATCCGCGTCGCCGCGCAGGCGCCCAAGGAAGACATCGAGCGCCTGGCGGCCGCGCAGGAAGAGGTCGCGCGCTTCCTCGAAGGCCGCCCGCCCAAGCGGGTGATCGTCGTGCCCGGCAAGCTCGTCAACGTCGTAGGCTGAGAGGTTCCGCATGAATCACGCCCGGCTCGCCCCTTCCCGCCCGCTCCCCCGTGCGCTGCTGCGCACGGCGGGCCTGGCGCTCGTCATGCTGCTGGCCGCATGCGGGTTCAAGATGCGCGGCGAAACGCCGCTGCCCTTCGACTCCATGTACGTCAACATCCCCGACAACAGCCGCTTCGGGGCGGACGTACGGCGTTCGCTGCGAGCCTCCTCGCCCAATACGCGCCTGACCGACACGCCCAAAGAGGCCCAGGCCATCCTGCAGCAGGTCAACAACACCCGCGGCCTGCGCGACGTATCGCTCAACGCGCAGGGCCGGGTCGAGGAATACGAACTCAGCATCGCCTTCACGTTCCGCCTGATCGACGCGAAGGGCAATGCCATCATTCCGGACACCACGCTGTCGGCCTATCAGCAGATGCCCTACGACGACCGCGCCATGCAGGCCAAGGAAGACCAGATCGCCCTGCTGTACGACACCATGCAGCAATCGCTGGTCAGCCGCCTGATGCGCCGGCTCACGGCGCCCGACGTCCGCGAGGCGGTGGCTCGCCTGCAGCAGGGGGCGGTCGACGCCGATTCGCCGGTCTACGATCCCAGCCAGGTGAAGCCCGTGCCCGACGTGCCGGAACCCTGGCGCTCGCCGTCCATCAACGACGCGCGTCCCCGGTACTGACGCGCATGGCGCAGGTCCTGGACGCCGGCGGACTGGCCGACCACCTGCAGCGCGCCGGACAACGCCTGGCGCCGCTGTACATGGTGTCCGGCGACGAGCCGCTACTGGTCACCGAAGCCGTCGACGCCTTGCGCGCCGCGGCTAGAGCGGCCGGGTACACTGAGCGCACCTCGCTGGTCATGGATGCGCGCAGCGACTGGAGCGCGGTGGTCGCGGCCACGCAGACCGTATCCCTGTTCGGCGACCGCCGCCTGCTCGAACTCAAGATCCCCACCGGCAAGCCCGGCAAGGCCGGCGGCGACACGCTGGTGCGACTGGCCGACCAGGCCAGGCAGCAACAGGACGCCGATACGCTCATCGTGGTCGCCCTGCCGCGCCTGGACAAGGCCACGCGCGACAGCAAATGGGCCCAGGCCCTGGCACAGGCGGGGGTGGCCACCGATATCGCCTCCATCGAACGGGGCCGGCTGCCGGCCTGGATAGGCGCGCGGCTGGCTCGCCAGAACCAGCGCACCGACAACGCCACGCTGCAGTGGATGGCCGACAAGGTCGAAGGCAATCTGCTGGCCGCCCACCAGGAAATCCAGAAGCTGGGCCTGCTCTATCCCGAAGGCGAACTCGCCGCCGAGGACGTCGAGCGTGCCGTCCTCAACGTGGCCCGCTACGACGTGTTCGGGTTGCGCGACGCCATGCTGGCCGGCGACAGCGCCCGCACGCTGCGCATGCTGCTTGGCTTGCGCGCCGAAGGCGAGGCCCTGCCGCTGGTGCTGTGGGCGGTGGGCGAAGAGATCCGCCTGTTGGCGCGACTGGCCGAGGCGCGACAGCAGGGACAGGACATGAACGGCCTGATGCGCCGCCTGCGCGTGTTCGGCGCCCACGAACGCCTGGCGCTGCAGGCATTGGGCCGCGTTCCCGCCCGCGCCTGGCCCGCCGCCGTGCAGCACGCGCACGACGTGGACAGGCTGATCAAAGGCTTGTCGGTGCCGGGCCGGCTGTCCGACCCCTGGGAAGAAATGGCGCGCCTGGCGCTGCGGGTGGCTGCGGCGGGCTCCGCCTCGGCTGCCGCACGACCGTGAAGGCGGCCCAGCCGCCACCCCCGCCCTTGCGCTGGCCTGACCGCCGGTAAACTTGAATCTGTCGCGGCGCCTCACGGCCGCCGTCCACCC
Protein-coding regions in this window:
- the leuS gene encoding leucine--tRNA ligase; amino-acid sequence: MQERYQPTAVEAAAQQDWQARDAYLVHEHARNADGSEKPKFYACSMLPYPSGKLHMGHVRNYTINDMMARQLRMRGYNVLMPMGWDAFGMPAENAAIKSKVPPAKWTYDNIAYMKKQMKAMGLAIDWSREMCACDPKYYKWNQWLFLKMLEKGVAYRKTQVVNWDPVDQTVLANEQVIDGRGWRSGALVEKREIPGYYLRITDYADELLEQVKNGLPGWPERVRVMQENWIGKSEGLRFAFTHDIAGADGKLVQDGKMYVFTTRGDTIMGVTFCAVAPEHPLATHAAQGNPQLAAFIEQCKLGGTTEAEMATREKEGMPTGLNVTHPLTGEPVQVWVGNYVLMSYGDGAVMGVPAHDERDFAFAKKYGLPIRQVVAVEGKEYSTDAWQEWYGDKQSGRTIASGKYDGLGHKEAVDAIAADLAARGLGEKQTTWRLRDWGISRQRYWGTPIPIIHCPDCGPVPVPESDLPVVLPEDLIPDGSGNPLAKNEAFLSCSCPKCGKAARRETDTMDTFVDSAWYFMRYTSAGNDQAMVDGRNDYWMPMDQYIGGIEHAVLHLLYARFWTKVMRDMGLLKFDEPFTRLLCQGMVLNHIYSRRNAQGGVEYFWPDEVENVYDAKGAIVGAKLKADGSDVNYGGVGTMSKSKNNGVDPQSLIDTLGADTARLFVMFASPPEQTLEWSDSGVEGANRFLRRLWSLCHGRRDAVARGLAAGADWTRAPAPVKDLRREVYGLLKQADYDYQRIQYNTVVSSCMKMLNAIDAATLPEGPAADAAQAEMLGILLRVLYPVVPHVTWQLWRDLGYADTLGDLLDAPWPHIDEAALVADEIELMLQVNGKLRGSIRVAAQAPKEDIERLAAAQEEVARFLEGRPPKRVIVVPGKLVNVVG
- a CDS encoding LPS-assembly lipoprotein LptE codes for the protein MNHARLAPSRPLPRALLRTAGLALVMLLAACGFKMRGETPLPFDSMYVNIPDNSRFGADVRRSLRASSPNTRLTDTPKEAQAILQQVNNTRGLRDVSLNAQGRVEEYELSIAFTFRLIDAKGNAIIPDTTLSAYQQMPYDDRAMQAKEDQIALLYDTMQQSLVSRLMRRLTAPDVREAVARLQQGAVDADSPVYDPSQVKPVPDVPEPWRSPSINDARPRY
- the holA gene encoding DNA polymerase III subunit delta, translated to MAQVLDAGGLADHLQRAGQRLAPLYMVSGDEPLLVTEAVDALRAAARAAGYTERTSLVMDARSDWSAVVAATQTVSLFGDRRLLELKIPTGKPGKAGGDTLVRLADQARQQQDADTLIVVALPRLDKATRDSKWAQALAQAGVATDIASIERGRLPAWIGARLARQNQRTDNATLQWMADKVEGNLLAAHQEIQKLGLLYPEGELAAEDVERAVLNVARYDVFGLRDAMLAGDSARTLRMLLGLRAEGEALPLVLWAVGEEIRLLARLAEARQQGQDMNGLMRRLRVFGAHERLALQALGRVPARAWPAAVQHAHDVDRLIKGLSVPGRLSDPWEEMARLALRVAAAGSASAAARP